Below is a window of Cupriavidus sp. MP-37 DNA.
GGATCGTCTGCGGCGGGGAACAGCGCGCTGCCAACGATTGTTACTACACGGAAGACCACTACAACAGCTTCAAACGGATACTCAAATGATGACTGACATTTTCGGACTGGGCGACGCCCTTGCCGCCCGCGAAGAGCGCGGCGCCGGAGATGGCTGGCAGCGGGCTCAGCAGCAGGCCCAGAACCTATACGACAACGTGCTGATGATGCCGAGCCACGAGCTCATGCAAAAACTCCCGCCCGCGACCGTGCCCGTGGCCATGCCCACCGGTCCCGGTTGGAACGACGGCACCAGCGAGGGGGCCATGAACCTGTTCAAGACGGTGCGTCCGAACATCGTCCAGTCGATCCGCGCCTTCCGCGTGCCGGAACTGGCCCAGGCGGCGGCCGATCTCGGCCAGCATTTCCTCTATGCCAATTGCGCGCATTGCGCGAGCAAGGCGGAGATCCTGGAAACCATCGCCACCTCGTTCACCTTCCCCAAGCATTTCGGCAAGAATTTCGACGCGCTGGCCGACTGCCTGACCGACATGATCTACAAGGCCGGCCCGCAGCCGGGTTTCGTGATCGTGCTGGAAGGCTTGCCGATTGCGCAGAAGTTCGACAAGGAAGCGCGCGAAGTGCTGCTCGACGTGTTCCGCGACGCCGCCGAGTTCTGGGGCGAGCGCAAGGTGCAGTTCCGCGTGTTCTATTCGTTCGCCTGATTGGTTCTGTGTGCAGTCTCATGTAAAAAGCCCGCAATTGCGGGCTTTTTGCTTATTGTTGCCAACAAGCGTTGAATCCCGCTTGTTTGCTCCCTCTCCCGCCTGCGGGAGAGGGTTGGGGTGAGGGCAGGCGCGGGCCGAAGCCATCGTGCTGGAAAAAACCGTTTGCTTTGCCAAGGTCGGCTTTGGGAAAAAACCGCTGGCCCCGCTTCATGTGGTTCCTAGCTAGACCACCCCTCACCCCGACCCTTATATGAACACCGCCCCGGTTGCAAGGTTTTGGAACCAGCTTGACGTCGCAGGATGGGGCTGCTGCCTTATATCCGGCCTGGAGCGAGTACTTGTTCTCGCGGGCCACAATGGAAGCTGCTGAGAACCGTCCTCAATCTCTCGCCACGGGCTTGTAAGCCGCTTGGGTTGGGGCAGGTTTGGGTTCCCACGGTCCTACCTGTTTCGTCATTGCTGTTTCTTGCCTGTGCAGCCGTGAAGGTTAATCAAGCGCTGGTTAAGGGAAGGTGATGCCCCCCGGCTCAGGCCGGGCGCAAGCTCACATGTCCGGGATCGTATTGGCGCCCATGGGCCATTAATGCCCAGGCTGTCCGGGCGATCTTGTTGGCCAGCGCCACGACCACCACGTTCTTGGGGCGCCGCTGCAGCATGGACAGTGCCCAGGCCGGCGGATGTTTGGTGCGCGTGAGCATCGTGCGTCCGGCGTTGACCAACTGTCGTCGCACGTAAGCGTCGCCGCGCTTGCTGATGTGACCGAGCCGTACGTTGCCGCCCGTGCCGGTCTGCGCGGGAACCAGTCCCAGGCTTGCAGCGAAGGCTCTGCCTGAGCGGAAGGCCTGGGCACAGCCCATGGTCGCGACCAAGGCGGTGGCGGTAATGGGGCCGACGCCGGGAATCTTCTCCACGATCTGCGCGGCCGGATCAGACCTCAGCCATTCCTGGAGGTCACGCTCAACCAGTTGGATCTGTTCGTCGAGTTCGCGCAGCGCACAGACCTGCCGCTCCAGCGCGCGCATCAACAAGGGCGGTACGACCTGAGCGACCTCAGCCCAGCGCTGGCGCAGCTCGGCCCGGAAGGCCAGCCGCCCCGTGCGGAAGTGCAGGCCATATTCGCCCAGCAGCCCGCGCATCTGGTTGCTCTGCCGGGTGCGCGTCTTGACCAGCCCGTCCCGTATACGATGCAACGAGAGCACAGCCTGCTGCGCTTCGGTCTTGACCGACACGACCGGCATGTCGGGTTGCCGGGCTGCAGTCCAGATGGCTCGGGCGTCCGCCGCGTCGTTCTTGTTCGTACGCACGAAGGCGCGTACGTAACCCGGGTTGAGCAACACCACTTCGTGGCCAAGGCTCTGGATCTTGCGCGCCCACCAGTGGGCACCGCCACAGGCCTCCAGTGCGATCTGCCCAGGCTGGCAATTGGACAGGAATTCGATGAGCGCGGTGCGGCTGAATCGCCGGTTCTGGGGCTTCCCCGTAATGGGGTCTATCCAGTACATCTGGAACACTGTCTTTGCAATGTCCAGCCCATATGTCATAGCATTCATTTGGGCTCTCCTCGACCTTGAGTGTTGGATCGAACTTTCACTCTGGCACATCGATGCCGTCGGTCAAGCGAGAGCCCCTTTGTTTTCTAGGCCGCGGCCTGGCTTGGCGGTGGATGGGCGGTGTTCATTCCATCTCTCCCCATGAGGGGAGAGGGGGAACACCCTTGGGCTAGTTCGGGCGGCTTGGGAGCACCCAACACCGTCGGCCCCTTCTATGCCTACTCCTGCGCCGGCACATGGCCATGCGGCGTGAGCCGGTCGATCAGCTCCGGCAGGCCTTCGCTCAACTGCGCCGCGACGTCGTCCTGCGACATGCCGGTGCTCTGCGCCAGCGACTGCAGCGCGCCGGTGTCGTTCAGCGCATCGCTCAGCGCCGACGGCGTGACCGGCTGGTTGGCGCCGCTGCCGATCCACGAATTGACCTGTTCACCGAGCCCGGCCTGCGCCAGGATCTGCTGCAGCGCGCCGATACCGCCGGCGGCCGCGCCCAGTGCCTGGCTGTTGGCTGGCGCGCCGCCCTGGCCGCCCAGCAGGCCGCCGAGCAGCGAGCCCAGGTCGAGTCCGCCGGTAGCCCCGCCCGGCGCGGCGCCGGCACCGCCGCCAAGCATGCCGCCCAGCAGCCCGCCGAGGCTGCCCAGCCCGCCCAGGCCATCATCGGACGCGGCCGCACCGCCGGCGGCATCGCCGCCTTGCGCGCGGCTGCGCATGGCCAGCGTTGCCAGCAGGCCGAGCGCAATCATCAGCTTGGGGTCGAGCCCGCCGGCCTGGCCGGCCTGGCCGTCCTCACCGCGCGCGCCGCCGAGCTGGCCGAGCACACCGCCCAGCACGCTATCGAGTAGTCCCATGGTCGACTCCTTTCAGTCAGGGTTGCAAGGTGACGCAGGGCCGGGCCGGCCCCGTCGTCAGAATCCGCCCAGCAAGGCGTTCAGGGTTGCCAGGCACGCAAGCCCGGCGGTTTCGGTGCGCAGGATGCGCGGGCCGAGCGACACGCCGGTGAAACCCGCCCGCAGCGCGGCCTGTTCTTCGTCGGGGGCCAGGCCGCCTTCCGGGCCGATCAGCAAGGTGACGCCATCGGCGAGCAGCGCCTGGCGCCGTTCTGCCGCCAGCGCCGGCAGCGATTGCGCGGCACGCGGCGACACCAGCAGCCTGGTGCCGCCGTTGCCGCCGTCGCCGACGTTACTGGCCTGCGCGACGCGCGCCAGCCACGTATCCAAGTTAGTGACCTCCGCCACCGCCGGCAAACGATTTCGGCCGCATTGCTCGCAGGCGGCCTGGACCAGCGCCTGCCAGTGCGCGTGGCGCTTCTGCGCGCGCTCGCCGGACAGGCGCACCACCGAGCGGCTGGCCTGCAGCGGCTGGATTGCCGCGACGCCCAGTTCGACGGCCTTCTCGATCAGCCAGTCCATCTTGTCTCCGCCCGCCAGGCCCTGTGCCAGCGTGACGCGGAAGGGCGGCTCGGCCTCGGCGGCGTCATGTGCGCCGATGCGCGCCAGCGCGTGGCGCTTGCCCAGTTCGACCAGCGTCGCGGCATGGCTGCCGCCGCGGCCGTCGAACAGGGTGATGGCGTCGCCGGGCGCCAGGCGCAGCACCTGCGCGTGGCGCACCACCGCCTCGGGCAGCGGGAAGTCCGACTCGGCGGCCAGCACGGTGTCTGCGCCGCCGACAAAAAATCGTGGTGCCATCAGCTTGCCTGGCCTGCCTGGTTGGCCTGGGCCAGCGGCTTGCCGAAGCCCCAGCGGTAGCCGTCGGGATCCTCGACCATGCAATAGCGGTCGCCCCAGAACTGGTCGGCCGGCGCCATCAGGCTGACCGCGCCGGCGTCAACCGCGCGCTGGTGCATGGCATCGACATCGTCGCAATAGACATAGAAGGTTTGCGGGCATTCCACGCCCAGCGAGCGCGGCGTGCGCGCGGTGCTGCCCCAGGCGCCCTCGGGCGCGAACATCACCACCAGCTGGCCCCGGTAGTGCATCTCGGCGTGGGTCGGGACGCCGTTCTCGTCGACCACGTTGCCGGGGGTAAAGCCGAAGGCGCGGCCGTAGAAGTCCAGCGCGGCGCGCCCGTTGGCGACGGTCAGGTAGGGGGTGAGCCAGGGGGTGTTGGCCGGTCTGGTCATGATCGTCTCCTGGTTGCGGGAAACCCGGCGCGGCTGTGGGCCGCGCGGTGCGAGAGTGCATCTTACGCGTGCCACGCTACGCTGTCGAAGTGCCGTGCCACGGTTCGGGCATGGCGCCGGTGAAGCATCAGGCATGCCGGCACCCCCGATAGTTCCGCTTGCCGGCATGCGGCGGCGCGGGCGGCCTGCGATGATCGCCCGGCCTCCGCCGGCGGGGCGTCCGGGAGTCCGGAAACCCCCCTGGCTTCTGCTAAAATTGCGGTTTTCCTGCCGCCAAGGCTCACGCCGAATCCGCCCGCATGTCCGCCCTTGCCCATCCCGCCACAAGTCCTTTTGCTTCCCAGCCCGCCAAGCTGATGGCCGACGCCATCCGCGTGCTTGCCATGGACGCCGTCCAGCAGGCCAATTCCGGCCACCCCGGTGCGCCGATGGGCATGGCAGACATCGCCGTGGCGCTGTGGGGCCGGCACCTGAAGCACAACCCGGGCAATCCGCAGTGGGCCGACCGCGACCGCTTCGTGCTGTCCAACGGCCACGGCTCGATGCTGATCTACGCGCTGCTGCACCTGACCGGTTACGACCTGCCGATCGAAGAGCTGAAGAACTTCCGCCAGCTGCACAGCAAGACCGCCGGCCACCCGGAATACGGCATCACCCCGGGGGTGGAAACCACCACCGGCCCGCTTGGCCAGGGCATCACCAACGCGGTCGGCATGGCGCTGGCCGAGCGCCTGCTGGGCGAGGAATTCAACCGCCCGGGCTACGACATCGTCGACCACTACACCTACGTGTTCCTGGGCGACGGTTGCCTGATGGAAGGCATCTCGCACGAAGCCTGCTCGCTGGCCGGCACGCTGAAGCTGAACAAGCTGATTGCGCTGTGGGATGACAACGGCATCTCGATCGACGGCGACGTGGTGCACTGGTTCAACGACGACACCCCGAAGCGCTTCGAAGCCTACGGCTGGAACGTGATCCGCGGCATCGACGGCCACGACGTGGTCGCGGTCGACAACGCCATTGCGCAGGCCAAGGCCAGCGACAAGCCCACCCTGATCTGCTGCCGCACCAAGATCGGCAAGGGCGCGCCCAACAAGGAAGGCGGCCACGACGTGCACGGCGCCCCGCTGGGCGGCGCCGAAGTGCTGGCCACGCGCGAGGCGCTGGGCTGGGCCCATGCCCCGTTCGAGGTGCCGGCCGAAGTCTATGACGCCTGGGATGCCAAGGCCAACGGCCAGGCGCTGGAGCGCGCGTGGAATGCGCTGTTCGAATCGTATGCCGAGCGCCACCCGTACGAAGCCGGCGAGTTTACCCGCCGCATGAAGGGCGAACTGCCCGGTTCCTTCGACGCCGCGGTCGAAGCCTTTATCGCCAAGTGCGAGGAAAAGGCCGAGACCATCGCCACCCGCAAGGCCAGCCAGAACACCATCGAGGCCTTCGGCCCGGTGCTGCCCGAGTTCCTCGGCGGTTCGGCCGACCTGACCGGCTCCAACCTGACCAACTGGTCGGGCAGCAAGGCCGTGCGCGTCGATGCCTGGGGCAACCACATCAACTACGGCGTGCGCGAGTTCGGCATGAGCGCGATCATGAACGGCATCGCGCTGCATGGCGGCTACATCCCCTACGGCGCGACCTTCCTGACGTTCTCGGACTACAGCCGCAATGCGCTGCGCATGGCGGCGCTGATGAAGATCCGCTCGCTGTTCGTGTTCACCCATGACTCGATCGGCCTGGGCGAAGACGGCCCGACGCACCAGTCGATCGAGCACGTCGCCAGCCTGCGCCTGATCCCCAACCTGGACGTCTGGCGTACCGCCGACACCACCGAGACCGCCGTGGCCTGGGCCGAGGCGATCCGCCGCGAGAACGGCCCGAGCTGCCTGATCTTCAGCCGCCAGAACCTGCCGTTCCAGCAGCGCGATGACGCCACCCGCGCCAATATCGCGCGCGGCGGCTACGTGCTGCGCGACAGCGTCAATGCCAGGACTGGCCGCCCGGACGCCGTGATCCTGGCCACTGGCTCCGAAGTTGGCCTGGCCGTCGGCGCCGCCGATGCGCTGGCCGCCGAAGGCGTGCACGTGCGCGTGGTGTCGATTCCGGCGACCACCGTGTTCGACAAGCAGGACACCGCCTACAAGGCCAGCGTGCTGCCCGCGGGCGTGCCGCGCGTGGCGGTCGAGGCGGGCGTGACGGACTTCTGGTGGAAGTACCAGGTCCAAGCGGTAGTGGGCATCGACACCTTCGGTGAATCGGCCCCGGCCGGCGTGCTGTTCAAGCACTTCGGCTTTACCGTCGAGAACGTGGTCCGTACGGTGAAGGACACCCTTATCTAAGCATCCGGGCGCTCGGGCCGCGCGGTGCGCCGCGCGGCAGACGCGGCGCCCACCGGTTTCAATCGATCCTCAGGAGAGACAGTCATGACCATCAAGATCGGCATCAACGGCTTCGGCCGCATCGGGCGCATGGTGTTCCGCGCCGCCGCCGCCAACTTCAAGGACATCGAAGTCGTTGCCATCAACGACCTGCTCGAGCCCGACTACCTGGCCTACATGCTGAAGTACGACTCGGTGCACGGCCGCTTTGACGGCGAAGTGTCGGTCGACGGCAACACCCTGGTCGTCAACGGCAAGAAGATCCGCCTGACCGCGGTCAAGGATCCGGCCGAGCTGAAGTGGGGCGAAGTCGGCGCCGACGTGGTGATCGAATCGACCGGCATCTTCCTGACCAAGGAAGGCGCGCAGAAGCACATCGACGCGGGCGCCAAGAAGGTGATCATGTCGGCTCCGTCCAAGGACGACACCCCGATGTTCGTGTACGGCGTCAACCACGACACGTACAAGGGCGAGGCGATCATCTCCAACGCCAGCTGCACCACCAACTGCCTGGCCCCGGTGGCCAAGGTGCTGAACGACAAGTGGGGCATCAAGCGCGGCCTGATGACGACCGTGCACGCTGCCACCGCCACGCAGAAGACCGTCGACGGCCCGTCCAACAAGGACTGGCGCGGCGGCCGCGGCATCCTGGAAAACATCATCCCGTCGTCGACCGGCGCCGCCAAGGCCGTGGGCGTGGTGATCCCGCAGCTGAACAAGAAGCTGACCGGCATGTCGTTCCGCGTGCCGACCTCGGACGTGTCGGTGGTCGACCTGACCGT
It encodes the following:
- a CDS encoding 16S rRNA (uracil(1498)-N(3))-methyltransferase encodes the protein MAPRFFVGGADTVLAAESDFPLPEAVVRHAQVLRLAPGDAITLFDGRGGSHAATLVELGKRHALARIGAHDAAEAEPPFRVTLAQGLAGGDKMDWLIEKAVELGVAAIQPLQASRSVVRLSGERAQKRHAHWQALVQAACEQCGRNRLPAVAEVTNLDTWLARVAQASNVGDGGNGGTRLLVSPRAAQSLPALAAERRQALLADGVTLLIGPEGGLAPDEEQAALRAGFTGVSLGPRILRTETAGLACLATLNALLGGF
- the tkt gene encoding transketolase, with protein sequence MSALAHPATSPFASQPAKLMADAIRVLAMDAVQQANSGHPGAPMGMADIAVALWGRHLKHNPGNPQWADRDRFVLSNGHGSMLIYALLHLTGYDLPIEELKNFRQLHSKTAGHPEYGITPGVETTTGPLGQGITNAVGMALAERLLGEEFNRPGYDIVDHYTYVFLGDGCLMEGISHEACSLAGTLKLNKLIALWDDNGISIDGDVVHWFNDDTPKRFEAYGWNVIRGIDGHDVVAVDNAIAQAKASDKPTLICCRTKIGKGAPNKEGGHDVHGAPLGGAEVLATREALGWAHAPFEVPAEVYDAWDAKANGQALERAWNALFESYAERHPYEAGEFTRRMKGELPGSFDAAVEAFIAKCEEKAETIATRKASQNTIEAFGPVLPEFLGGSADLTGSNLTNWSGSKAVRVDAWGNHINYGVREFGMSAIMNGIALHGGYIPYGATFLTFSDYSRNALRMAALMKIRSLFVFTHDSIGLGEDGPTHQSIEHVASLRLIPNLDVWRTADTTETAVAWAEAIRRENGPSCLIFSRQNLPFQQRDDATRANIARGGYVLRDSVNARTGRPDAVILATGSEVGLAVGAADALAAEGVHVRVVSIPATTVFDKQDTAYKASVLPAGVPRVAVEAGVTDFWWKYQVQAVVGIDTFGESAPAGVLFKHFGFTVENVVRTVKDTLI
- a CDS encoding glyoxalase/bleomycin resistance/extradiol dioxygenase family protein, whose product is MTRPANTPWLTPYLTVANGRAALDFYGRAFGFTPGNVVDENGVPTHAEMHYRGQLVVMFAPEGAWGSTARTPRSLGVECPQTFYVYCDDVDAMHQRAVDAGAVSLMAPADQFWGDRYCMVEDPDGYRWGFGKPLAQANQAGQAS
- the gap gene encoding type I glyceraldehyde-3-phosphate dehydrogenase; its protein translation is MTIKIGINGFGRIGRMVFRAAAANFKDIEVVAINDLLEPDYLAYMLKYDSVHGRFDGEVSVDGNTLVVNGKKIRLTAVKDPAELKWGEVGADVVIESTGIFLTKEGAQKHIDAGAKKVIMSAPSKDDTPMFVYGVNHDTYKGEAIISNASCTTNCLAPVAKVLNDKWGIKRGLMTTVHAATATQKTVDGPSNKDWRGGRGILENIIPSSTGAAKAVGVVIPQLNKKLTGMSFRVPTSDVSVVDLTVELEKSASYEEICAEMKAQSEGALKGVLGYTEDKVVATDFRGDARTSIFDAEAGIALDGTFIKVVSWYDNEWGYSNKCLEMARVVAK
- a CDS encoding IS110 family transposase; this encodes MNAMTYGLDIAKTVFQMYWIDPITGKPQNRRFSRTALIEFLSNCQPGQIALEACGGAHWWARKIQSLGHEVVLLNPGYVRAFVRTNKNDAADARAIWTAARQPDMPVVSVKTEAQQAVLSLHRIRDGLVKTRTRQSNQMRGLLGEYGLHFRTGRLAFRAELRQRWAEVAQVVPPLLMRALERQVCALRELDEQIQLVERDLQEWLRSDPAAQIVEKIPGVGPITATALVATMGCAQAFRSGRAFAASLGLVPAQTGTGGNVRLGHISKRGDAYVRRQLVNAGRTMLTRTKHPPAWALSMLQRRPKNVVVVALANKIARTAWALMAHGRQYDPGHVSLRPA
- a CDS encoding barstar family protein gives rise to the protein MMTDIFGLGDALAAREERGAGDGWQRAQQQAQNLYDNVLMMPSHELMQKLPPATVPVAMPTGPGWNDGTSEGAMNLFKTVRPNIVQSIRAFRVPELAQAAADLGQHFLYANCAHCASKAEILETIATSFTFPKHFGKNFDALADCLTDMIYKAGPQPGFVIVLEGLPIAQKFDKEAREVLLDVFRDAAEFWGERKVQFRVFYSFA
- a CDS encoding YidB family protein, encoding MGLLDSVLGGVLGQLGGARGEDGQAGQAGGLDPKLMIALGLLATLAMRSRAQGGDAAGGAAASDDGLGGLGSLGGLLGGMLGGGAGAAPGGATGGLDLGSLLGGLLGGQGGAPANSQALGAAAGGIGALQQILAQAGLGEQVNSWIGSGANQPVTPSALSDALNDTGALQSLAQSTGMSQDDVAAQLSEGLPELIDRLTPHGHVPAQE